From the genome of Geobacter sp. SVR, one region includes:
- a CDS encoding RodZ domain-containing protein — MSEENKTPVTEEESRSTRERQSDLKALREARGLTIEDIFLKTRINTAILQAIENGEFDLLPAPFYAKRFIALYAETIGIDAGPIQAGYQRYLDRQQAVPEEVKPVTVPVVPDHKPSRRSLVYAIPVAAVIAAAIIAYAFLHEQNPTGTAQRKAAVDAQKEATPVPAPAVKEQPPQTVNSVPPTPVPPAQSTQASPTPPTPPTQAPPPTDIRKEAPPAPGSNAPLTLLVEATEDTWLSITEDRKPPYQITLKAGQKLNRTAREFFVVDVGNAAGINVTFQGTPLGKLGRKGQVVHLRLPQQ, encoded by the coding sequence ATGAGCGAAGAAAACAAAACACCTGTCACCGAAGAAGAGAGCAGGTCCACCCGGGAACGGCAATCCGATCTGAAAGCCCTCCGCGAAGCACGGGGGTTGACGATCGAGGACATCTTCCTCAAGACGAGGATCAACACCGCCATTCTCCAGGCGATCGAGAACGGCGAATTCGATCTTCTGCCGGCGCCTTTTTATGCAAAACGGTTCATAGCACTCTATGCGGAAACCATCGGCATCGATGCAGGTCCCATCCAGGCCGGCTATCAGCGCTATCTGGACCGGCAACAGGCCGTTCCGGAAGAGGTCAAGCCGGTCACCGTGCCGGTCGTTCCCGACCACAAACCCTCCAGACGGTCTCTGGTCTACGCCATACCTGTTGCGGCGGTTATTGCCGCCGCTATTATCGCCTACGCCTTCCTGCATGAGCAGAACCCCACCGGGACAGCCCAACGCAAGGCCGCTGTCGATGCTCAGAAGGAGGCCACTCCCGTACCGGCGCCTGCCGTGAAAGAACAGCCCCCGCAGACGGTGAACAGTGTCCCCCCGACACCTGTTCCCCCGGCGCAGTCAACCCAGGCATCACCGACCCCTCCGACACCGCCGACCCAGGCCCCTCCGCCGACAGACATCCGAAAAGAGGCACCGCCGGCCCCTGGCAGCAATGCCCCGCTTACCCTGCTCGTCGAGGCAACGGAAGATACCTGGCTGAGCATCACCGAAGACCGCAAGCCCCCTTACCAGATCACCCTGAAGGCTGGACAGAAACTGAACCGTACCGCACGGGAGTTTTTTGTGGTCGACGTGGGGAATGCCGCCGGGATAAACGTCACGTTCCAGGGTACGCCGCTGGGAAAATTGGGCCGGAAAGGGCAGGTCGTGCATCTCCGCCTTCCGCAACAGTAA
- a CDS encoding DnaJ family domain-containing protein, whose amino-acid sequence MDILATIAERKIREAMERGELDNLAGAGKPLAMDEDLSGVPAELRMAYKILKNAGFVPPEVELRKEIVSLREMLGQLEDDEQRRTLRRQLDFKLLKLNMMRKRPLDLDEFPEYRDRIVEKLEG is encoded by the coding sequence ATGGATATTTTAGCAACCATTGCGGAACGCAAAATTCGAGAGGCAATGGAGCGGGGCGAACTGGACAACCTGGCCGGCGCGGGCAAGCCGCTGGCCATGGACGAGGACCTGTCCGGGGTGCCGGCCGAATTGCGCATGGCCTACAAGATTCTCAAAAACGCCGGATTCGTGCCGCCTGAGGTGGAGCTGCGCAAGGAGATCGTCTCGCTGCGGGAGATGCTGGGGCAACTGGAGGACGACGAACAGCGCCGGACCCTGCGGCGGCAGCTTGATTTCAAGCTGTTGAAACTCAACATGATGCGCAAGCGTCCGCTGGATCTGGATGAGTTCCCCGAGTACCGCGACAGGATCGTCGAGAAATTGGAAGGCTAG
- a CDS encoding MBL fold metallo-hydrolase, with product METRIDEIAPDLYRLSTYIAKIELQFNQFLALDDEPLLFHTGMRGMFPQVHAAVAQVMDPSRLRWIGFSHFEADECGSLNEWLDAAPGAQPLCGTIGALVNINDYIGGRAHVMADGEMLATGRRRFRFLETPQVPHAWDASLLFEETGAVLFCSDLFLQNGDLPSMTDDDIVGPAQQALLNYEAGPLNHAYPYASWTNATLKMLAGLGPQTLAVMHGSSFRGNGARALEELAAMYAATLGSGRD from the coding sequence ATGGAAACCCGCATCGACGAAATCGCCCCAGATCTCTACCGTCTGTCCACCTACATTGCCAAGATCGAACTCCAGTTCAACCAGTTCCTGGCCTTGGACGACGAACCGCTCCTTTTTCACACCGGCATGCGCGGCATGTTCCCGCAGGTTCACGCTGCCGTAGCACAGGTAATGGACCCATCCCGCTTGCGCTGGATCGGGTTCAGTCATTTCGAGGCCGACGAGTGCGGCAGCCTGAACGAATGGCTGGATGCGGCTCCCGGAGCGCAGCCGCTCTGCGGTACCATAGGGGCTTTAGTGAACATCAACGACTACATCGGCGGCCGGGCCCATGTCATGGCTGATGGCGAGATGCTCGCCACGGGCCGGCGCCGTTTCCGGTTCCTGGAGACTCCCCAGGTCCCCCATGCCTGGGATGCCTCGCTCCTGTTCGAGGAGACCGGTGCCGTCCTGTTCTGCTCGGACCTGTTCCTCCAGAACGGCGACCTGCCTTCCATGACAGACGACGATATCGTCGGGCCGGCCCAGCAGGCGCTTCTGAACTACGAGGCCGGTCCCCTTAACCATGCCTATCCCTATGCCTCGTGGACCAATGCCACCCTGAAGATGCTGGCCGGGCTCGGGCCGCAGACCCTGGCCGTCATGCACGGTTCCTCGTTTCGCGGCAACGGCGCCCGGGCGTTGGAGGAATTGGCGGCGATGTATGCCGCAACGCTGGGTAGCGGAAGAGATTGA